A window of Acidobacteriota bacterium contains these coding sequences:
- a CDS encoding damage-inducible protein DinB: MTNDETNSLLDYHYWARDRMLAALDSLSPEQFAEPMESSFKSIRDTVVHIMGAEMVWYSRWRGSPQGMPRSDSFGDVAALRSAWRELESAVRVFFQELGAERLETRLEYRSLKGELHLSSFEQMLRHVVNHASYHRGQVTTMLRQVGAKPPESTDLINYYRTLEKTQGAATPGGVA; this comes from the coding sequence GTGACCAACGACGAAACCAACTCTCTCCTCGATTATCACTACTGGGCGCGCGATCGCATGCTCGCTGCCCTCGATTCGCTCTCGCCTGAGCAATTCGCCGAGCCGATGGAAAGCAGCTTCAAATCGATTCGCGATACCGTGGTGCACATCATGGGCGCCGAAATGGTCTGGTACTCCCGCTGGCGTGGAAGTCCGCAGGGAATGCCTAGAAGTGACTCTTTTGGAGATGTCGCGGCGCTGCGTTCTGCCTGGCGCGAGTTGGAATCCGCTGTGCGCGTCTTTTTTCAGGAGCTGGGCGCTGAGCGACTCGAGACACGGCTGGAGTACAGATCCCTCAAAGGGGAACTGCATTTGTCTTCGTTCGAGCAGATGCTTCGGCACGTGGTAAATCACGCCAGTTATCATCGCGGACAAGTGACGACCATGCTGCGCCAGGTCGGCGCCAAACCACCTGAGAGCACGGACTTAATTAACTACTATCGAACACTGGAGAAGACTCAGGGTGCTGCCACTCCCGGAGGGGTTGCGTGA